A single window of Enterobacteriaceae bacterium ESL0689 DNA harbors:
- the trmA gene encoding tRNA (uridine(54)-C5)-methyltransferase TrmA encodes MTPEPLSAEHYEAQLAEKIAGLQRMMVPFSAPAAEVFRSPVSHYRMRAEFRLWHDGDDLYHIMFDPETKSRIRVDSFPAASQLINQLMTVILEGVRNNPVLRDKLFQVDYLTTLSNQAIVSLLYHKKLDDSWYQQAALLRDALRQQHFNVHLIGRAAKTKIVLDQDYIDERLPVAGREMVYRQVENSFTQPNAAMNIQMLEWALDVTAGSSGDLLELYCGNGNFSLALARHFDRVLATEIAKPSVAAAQYNIATNHIDNVQIIRMAAEEFTEAMNNVRPFHRLRDIDLHSYRCETILVDPPRSGLDSETVKMVQAYPRILYISCNPQTLCHNLDVLTQSHAITRLALFDQFPYTHHMECGVLLTRR; translated from the coding sequence ATGACCCCCGAGCCTCTTTCAGCCGAACATTATGAAGCGCAGTTAGCGGAAAAAATCGCTGGTTTACAACGCATGATGGTGCCTTTTTCGGCACCGGCTGCCGAAGTGTTTCGCTCACCGGTCAGTCACTATCGTATGCGGGCAGAATTTCGCCTCTGGCACGATGGTGATGATTTGTACCATATTATGTTTGATCCAGAGACAAAATCGCGCATTCGTGTAGATAGCTTTCCTGCCGCCAGTCAGCTGATTAATCAGTTGATGACGGTGATACTGGAGGGGGTGCGCAATAATCCGGTGCTACGCGATAAGTTGTTTCAGGTCGACTATCTGACCACCCTGAGCAATCAGGCTATTGTCTCGTTGCTTTATCATAAAAAACTGGATGATAGCTGGTATCAGCAGGCAGCTCTGCTACGCGATGCCTTGCGACAACAACATTTCAATGTGCATCTGATTGGTCGGGCGGCCAAAACTAAAATCGTGCTTGATCAGGACTATATTGATGAGCGCCTGCCGGTTGCGGGACGGGAGATGGTTTATCGGCAGGTAGAAAATAGTTTCACTCAGCCTAATGCGGCGATGAATATTCAGATGCTGGAGTGGGCGCTGGATGTGACCGCAGGATCGAGCGGTGATTTACTGGAGCTGTATTGTGGCAACGGAAATTTTTCGCTGGCGCTGGCGCGTCATTTTGATCGGGTACTGGCCACCGAAATTGCCAAGCCCTCCGTCGCAGCAGCACAATATAATATCGCAACCAATCATATTGATAATGTACAAATTATTCGTATGGCGGCCGAAGAGTTTACCGAGGCGATGAATAATGTGCGTCCATTTCATCGTCTGCGTGATATTGACCTGCACAGTTATCGATGTGAGACGATCCTCGTCGATCCGCCACGCAGTGGGCTGGACAGCGAAACAGTAAAAATGGTCCAGGCTTATCCCCGGATTTTGTATATTTCCTGTAATCCGCAAACGCTGTGTCACAATCTGGATGTTTTAACCCAATCTCATGCGATAACACGTCTGGCGCTGTTTGATCAGTTCCCTTACACTCATCATATGGAGTGTGGGGTACTGTTAACCCGCAGATAG
- the btuB gene encoding TonB-dependent vitamin B12 receptor BtuB: protein MIKKVSLITTLSAVAFSAWAQDDNTSNLVVTANRTAQPIETVLAPVSTVTRQDIDRWQARSLIDVMRRLPGIDIAKNGGLGQNSALFVRGTNSSHVLILIDGIRLNQAGISGSSDLSQFPVSLVQRVEYIRGPRSAVYGSDAIGGVINIITRHAQDGSTLNAGIASNGYQNYGVSTQQTINDNTQVTLLGDYTYTRGFDVVADGNTGGVRQPDRDGFMSKTLYGALTHHFSSEWSGFIRGYGYDNRTAYDGSPDFNGVIADTRQLYSQNWDAGLRLNHEIFHSQLTSSYSHSKDYNYSPQRGRYDTSASLDDVKQYNVQWANTVDVGQGHLGGGIDWQKQTTEPGTGHVVNGYQIRNSGFFVTGLQKWGDVTLEGAVRSDDNSQFGQHSTWQSSAGWEFINGYRFIASYGTAYKAPNLGQLYSDFFGNPNLKPEQSKQWEGAFEGLTANVNWRLSGYRNEIDHLIDYDAVLMKYYNVGRANIKGIEATASFDTGFLAHQISYDYIDSRDANTNEILVRRAKQQLKYQLDWQVYDFDWNVAYHYLGTRYDRVYDPVTYAPQKVKMGGVSLWDLAVSYPVTSHLTVRGKIANLFDKDYETVYGYHTAGREYSLSGSYTF from the coding sequence ATGATAAAAAAAGTTTCTCTGATTACGACACTTTCTGCTGTCGCCTTCTCAGCCTGGGCACAGGACGACAACACCAGTAACCTTGTGGTAACTGCCAACCGTACCGCACAACCGATCGAGACCGTTCTGGCACCGGTGAGTACCGTAACGCGCCAGGATATTGATCGCTGGCAGGCGCGTTCGCTCATCGATGTCATGCGCCGTTTACCCGGAATAGATATTGCGAAAAATGGCGGCCTGGGACAAAACAGCGCGCTGTTTGTGCGTGGTACTAACTCCAGCCATGTATTGATTCTTATTGATGGTATTCGTCTGAATCAGGCCGGAATCAGTGGTTCTTCTGACTTAAGTCAGTTCCCTGTTTCGCTGGTACAACGGGTAGAATATATTCGTGGGCCACGTTCGGCTGTCTATGGCTCCGATGCAATCGGTGGGGTGATCAACATTATTACCCGCCATGCACAGGATGGCAGCACATTGAATGCCGGTATAGCATCAAATGGCTATCAAAATTACGGTGTCAGCACGCAACAGACAATCAATGATAATACCCAGGTCACACTGCTGGGGGATTACACTTATACCAGAGGATTCGATGTGGTCGCCGATGGCAATACTGGTGGAGTTCGCCAGCCCGATCGCGATGGTTTTATGAGTAAAACGCTTTATGGTGCGCTGACCCATCACTTTTCCAGTGAATGGAGCGGCTTTATCCGTGGCTATGGCTATGATAATCGTACCGCCTATGACGGCTCACCTGATTTCAACGGTGTCATCGCCGATACTCGGCAGCTGTATAGTCAGAACTGGGATGCGGGCCTGCGCCTGAATCACGAGATATTCCATTCACAACTCACCTCCAGCTATAGCCACAGCAAAGATTATAACTACAGCCCACAACGGGGACGTTATGACACATCCGCCTCACTGGATGATGTGAAACAATATAACGTACAGTGGGCGAATACGGTCGATGTCGGGCAGGGTCATCTGGGTGGTGGTATTGACTGGCAGAAACAAACCACCGAGCCGGGCACCGGCCATGTGGTAAATGGTTATCAAATCCGTAATAGCGGTTTTTTTGTTACCGGACTGCAAAAATGGGGAGACGTGACCTTAGAAGGCGCGGTGCGTAGTGATGACAACTCGCAGTTTGGTCAGCATAGCACCTGGCAGAGCAGCGCCGGATGGGAGTTCATCAACGGTTATCGTTTTATCGCTTCTTACGGAACCGCCTATAAAGCCCCTAATCTCGGACAGCTTTACAGCGATTTCTTCGGTAACCCCAACCTCAAACCCGAACAGAGCAAGCAGTGGGAAGGTGCCTTCGAAGGGTTAACCGCTAACGTCAACTGGCGTCTGTCAGGCTATCGTAATGAGATTGATCATCTGATCGACTACGATGCGGTATTAATGAAATATTACAATGTCGGCAGGGCAAATATTAAAGGTATCGAAGCAACCGCCTCATTCGATACCGGATTTTTAGCCCATCAGATAAGTTATGACTATATTGATTCGCGCGATGCAAACACCAATGAAATACTGGTACGCCGGGCAAAACAACAGCTCAAATATCAGCTTGACTGGCAGGTTTATGATTTCGACTGGAATGTCGCCTATCACTATCTCGGTACGCGCTATGACCGTGTCTACGATCCGGTCACTTATGCGCCGCAAAAAGTGAAAATGGGCGGCGTCAGCCTATGGGATCTCGCGGTTTCATATCCAGTCACCTCACATCTTACAGTTCGTGGTAAAATAGCTAACTTATTCGATAAAGATTACGAGACAGTTTATGGCTACCACACTGCAGGACGGGAATACAGCCTGTCTGGCAGCTATACCTTCTGA
- the murI gene encoding glutamate racemase: protein MATTLQDGNTACLAAIPSEPRPTVLVFDSGVGGLSVYDEIRQLLPNLHYIYSFDNVAFPYGEKSETFIVERVLSIVTAVQQRYPLALAVIACNTASTVSLPALRSRFAFPVVGVVPAIKPAARLTANGIVGLLATRGTVKRAYTHELINRFAHECRIEMLGSSELVELAEAKLHGEPVSLEVLSRVLRPWLRMAEPPDTVILGCTHFPLIRTELQQILPAGTRLVDSGAAIACRAAWLLDHEAPDVKSCDPNRAYCMALTTEAERLFAVLQRYGFATLERLPL, encoded by the coding sequence ATGGCTACCACACTGCAGGACGGGAATACAGCCTGTCTGGCAGCTATACCTTCTGAACCTCGTCCCACCGTACTGGTATTTGACTCCGGTGTCGGTGGGTTGTCGGTTTATGACGAGATCCGGCAGTTACTGCCCAATCTGCATTATATTTACTCTTTTGATAATGTTGCTTTTCCCTACGGTGAAAAGAGTGAAACGTTTATCGTTGAACGTGTGCTAAGTATTGTCACTGCCGTGCAGCAACGTTATCCACTGGCACTGGCTGTCATTGCCTGCAATACGGCCAGTACCGTTTCTCTTCCCGCGCTTCGTAGCCGGTTTGCATTTCCTGTGGTCGGCGTGGTTCCGGCGATTAAACCTGCGGCCCGTTTAACAGCAAATGGCATTGTTGGACTATTGGCAACACGGGGCACGGTTAAACGCGCCTATACCCATGAATTAATAAATCGTTTTGCACACGAATGCCGGATAGAGATGCTGGGCTCATCAGAACTGGTGGAACTGGCCGAGGCAAAACTGCATGGCGAGCCTGTATCGCTGGAGGTATTATCCCGTGTTTTACGTCCGTGGTTACGTATGGCAGAACCCCCCGATACCGTTATCCTGGGTTGCACACATTTCCCTTTAATTCGCACAGAACTACAACAGATTTTACCCGCCGGGACGAGACTGGTTGATTCCGGCGCCGCTATCGCTTGTCGTGCTGCCTGGCTGCTGGATCATGAAGCACCGGATGTGAAAAGCTGTGATCCTAACCGCGCATACTGCATGGCGCTGACGACGGAAGCCGAACGGCTTTTCGCTGTTTTACAGCGTTATGGCTTTGCGACACTGGAAAGATTGCCGCTTTAA
- a CDS encoding DMT family transporter, with protein sequence MAVVRKSGFLAGGGLVLLTLIWSYSWIIMKQVTLYVGAFDFTALRCFFGAVVMMVVLLLRGRGIHPTPFGYTLAIALLQTCGMTGLAQWALVSGGAGKVAILSYTMPFWVVIMAALFLNEKMRRLQYAAIMLAALGLLLVLQPWQLDFSSMKSALLAILSGVSWGASAIVAKRMYLRYPHVDLLALTTWQMLYASLVMGMVAWLVPQRDIDWQPTIFWALAYSAILAMAVGWSLWLFILHNLPASIAGLSTLAVPVCGVLFSWWLLGEDPGATEMGGIILIILALILVSLKPREGKTHRHRVP encoded by the coding sequence ATGGCTGTCGTAAGGAAAAGTGGTTTTCTGGCCGGGGGTGGGCTGGTGCTACTGACGCTGATCTGGAGTTATAGCTGGATTATCATGAAACAGGTCACCCTGTATGTCGGTGCCTTCGATTTTACCGCATTGCGTTGTTTCTTCGGCGCAGTGGTCATGATGGTCGTACTGCTGTTGCGTGGACGTGGTATACACCCCACTCCTTTTGGCTATACCCTGGCCATTGCTCTGTTGCAGACATGTGGCATGACCGGGCTGGCACAGTGGGCGCTGGTGAGTGGCGGGGCAGGTAAAGTCGCTATTTTGAGTTATACCATGCCATTCTGGGTGGTTATTATGGCCGCCCTGTTTTTAAACGAGAAGATGCGACGCTTGCAGTATGCCGCGATTATGCTGGCAGCATTGGGTTTATTGCTGGTGTTGCAGCCGTGGCAACTCGATTTTTCGTCCATGAAAAGTGCTCTGCTGGCAATCCTTTCCGGTGTCAGCTGGGGGGCCAGCGCCATTGTCGCTAAACGTATGTATTTGCGTTATCCGCATGTTGATTTACTGGCGTTAACCACCTGGCAGATGCTGTATGCCTCCCTGGTGATGGGCATGGTTGCCTGGCTGGTGCCGCAGCGTGATATTGACTGGCAACCTACGATCTTTTGGGCGCTCGCTTATAGCGCGATTTTAGCGATGGCTGTCGGCTGGAGTTTGTGGTTGTTTATCCTGCATAATCTACCTGCCAGCATTGCCGGGTTAAGTACCCTGGCGGTGCCTGTTTGTGGCGTGCTGTTTTCCTGGTGGTTATTAGGTGAAGATCCAGGCGCGACAGAAATGGGGGGGATTATACTGATCATTCTGGCGCTGATACTGGTCAGCCTCAAGCCGCGTGAAGGTAAAACGCATCGTCATCGTGTTCCGTAA
- the metF gene encoding methylenetetrahydrofolate reductase: protein MSLFHASQWEALNQELAEEIQGQIGVSFEFFPPRTSEMEHTLWQSIDRLSSLKPDFVSVTYGANASERDRTHVIIKAIKESTGLEAAPHLTCIDTSRDELRAIAQDYWDNGIRHIVALRGDLPPGSNKPNMYARDLVALLREVADFDISVAAYPDVHPEAKNAQADLLNLKHKIEAGANRVITQFFFDVESYLHFRDRCVAIGIDADIIPGILPVSNFKQAQKFASMTNVHIPRWLSNMFEGLDNDAETRQLVGANIAMDMVKVLSHEGVKNFHFYTLNRAELSYAICHTLGVRPS from the coding sequence ATGAGTCTTTTTCACGCGAGTCAGTGGGAAGCCCTGAATCAGGAGCTGGCAGAAGAAATACAGGGTCAGATTGGCGTTTCTTTTGAATTTTTTCCACCGCGCACGAGTGAAATGGAACACACCTTATGGCAGTCTATCGATCGTTTAAGCAGTCTGAAACCTGATTTTGTTTCCGTGACATATGGCGCTAACGCCAGCGAGCGTGATCGTACCCATGTTATCATCAAGGCGATTAAAGAAAGCACTGGTCTGGAAGCCGCTCCTCATCTTACCTGTATCGATACCAGCCGTGATGAATTGCGTGCTATCGCTCAGGATTACTGGGATAACGGTATTCGTCATATTGTGGCTCTGCGTGGCGATTTGCCGCCGGGCAGTAACAAGCCCAATATGTACGCCCGCGACCTGGTGGCGCTACTGAGAGAAGTGGCCGATTTTGATATTTCTGTTGCGGCCTATCCCGATGTACATCCAGAGGCAAAAAACGCCCAGGCCGACCTGTTAAATCTGAAGCATAAAATTGAGGCCGGTGCTAACCGTGTGATCACGCAGTTCTTTTTTGATGTTGAAAGTTACCTGCACTTTCGTGACCGTTGTGTGGCTATTGGTATCGATGCCGATATTATTCCAGGTATTCTTCCGGTCTCTAACTTTAAACAGGCGCAAAAATTTGCCAGCATGACCAATGTGCATATTCCCCGCTGGTTATCGAATATGTTTGAAGGACTGGATAATGATGCGGAAACCCGTCAGCTGGTGGGCGCTAATATCGCAATGGATATGGTGAAAGTATTAAGCCACGAGGGCGTGAAAAATTTTCACTTCTACACATTAAATCGTGCTGAATTAAGCTACGCCATTTGTCATACCCTGGGGGTTCGCCCTTCCTGA
- a CDS encoding oxidoreductase, translating to MFKSLLINKIDDNYTTLFTEIAESELPEGDVTVRIDYSSINYKDALAITGRGPIVRHFPMVPGIDFAGTVSASLHPGYQPGDHVLLTGWGAGEKHWGGLATTAQVKGDWLIPVPAGVSSKHVMAIGTAGFTAMLCVEALLEHGIKPEDGSILVTGASGGVGSLAAMILSSMGYAVTASTGRATEDTWLYNIIGVSEIIPRSELASPGKPLQKERWAAVIDTVGSHTLCNACAGVRYGGIVAACGMAQGMDLAGHIAPFILRGITLKGIDSVMFPKEKRAAIWQKALHYLPMEKLENMITVYPLNEAISVAEKLLNGEIRGRAIIQCA from the coding sequence ATGTTTAAATCATTATTAATCAATAAAATAGATGATAATTATACAACACTTTTTACCGAGATCGCTGAAAGTGAACTGCCTGAAGGTGATGTCACGGTCAGGATTGACTACTCATCCATCAACTACAAAGATGCGCTGGCTATCACCGGGCGCGGTCCCATTGTCCGTCACTTCCCTATGGTGCCCGGCATTGATTTTGCCGGCACTGTTTCTGCCAGCTTACACCCGGGCTATCAGCCAGGGGATCATGTCCTGCTGACCGGTTGGGGGGCAGGAGAAAAACACTGGGGTGGACTTGCCACAACAGCCCAGGTAAAGGGTGACTGGCTGATACCTGTTCCGGCAGGAGTCAGCAGCAAGCATGTTATGGCTATCGGCACCGCCGGTTTTACCGCGATGTTGTGTGTTGAAGCACTACTGGAGCATGGCATTAAACCTGAAGACGGTTCGATCCTGGTCACTGGTGCCAGCGGTGGTGTAGGTAGCCTGGCCGCGATGATCCTTTCATCTATGGGATACGCTGTTACGGCCTCCACCGGTCGGGCAACAGAAGACACCTGGCTTTATAATATCATTGGCGTAAGCGAGATTATTCCTCGCAGCGAACTCGCCAGTCCGGGCAAACCGTTGCAGAAAGAGCGCTGGGCAGCGGTGATTGATACGGTGGGCAGTCACACACTCTGTAACGCCTGTGCAGGGGTTCGATATGGCGGCATTGTTGCTGCCTGCGGTATGGCTCAGGGTATGGATCTGGCGGGACATATCGCACCATTTATCCTGCGTGGCATAACCCTGAAAGGTATTGACAGTGTCATGTTCCCGAAAGAGAAAAGAGCCGCTATCTGGCAGAAAGCGTTACACTATTTGCCAATGGAAAAACTGGAAAATATGATCACCGTTTATCCTCTTAACGAGGCAATCAGTGTGGCTGAAAAATTACTGAATGGCGAGATCCGTGGACGCGCCATCATTCAATGTGCCTGA
- the fdhE gene encoding formate dehydrogenase accessory protein FdhE: protein MSIRIIPQDELEKQETQAAEYIPPLLFPRLKTLYNRRSERLRELAENNPLADYLRFAAQLAQAQAMVLSKHPLQVDLTAHLKAANSQGRPPLDIHVLPRDKHWHKLLHALIAELKPAISGSALAVIENLEKTSAQDLEAMASALFAADFSQVSSDKAIFIWAALSLYWAQMASQIPGKARDEYGEQRQYCPVCGAMPVASVVQIGTTQGLRYLHCNLCETEWHMVRVKCSNCEQSRDLHYWSLDDQQAAIKAESCGDCGSYLKIMYQEKDPQIDPVADDLASLMLDAHMEQEGFARSSINPLMFPGGEA from the coding sequence ATGAGTATTCGTATTATCCCGCAAGATGAGCTGGAAAAACAGGAAACCCAGGCGGCGGAATATATTCCGCCACTCCTGTTCCCACGGCTCAAAACGCTGTATAACCGTCGCAGTGAACGGCTGCGCGAACTGGCGGAAAATAATCCGTTAGCGGATTATCTGCGCTTCGCGGCGCAGCTGGCTCAGGCCCAGGCGATGGTGCTCTCGAAGCACCCGCTGCAGGTCGATCTGACCGCACATCTGAAAGCGGCGAACAGCCAGGGTCGGCCACCACTGGATATTCATGTCCTGCCACGTGATAAACACTGGCATAAATTATTACATGCGCTGATCGCCGAACTAAAACCGGCGATCAGCGGCTCGGCGCTGGCGGTGATCGAAAATCTGGAGAAAACGTCGGCACAGGATCTGGAAGCAATGGCCAGTGCGCTGTTTGCTGCTGACTTTAGCCAGGTCAGCAGTGATAAGGCGATCTTTATCTGGGCAGCATTGTCACTCTACTGGGCACAGATGGCCAGCCAGATCCCCGGTAAAGCGCGTGACGAATATGGTGAACAGCGGCAATACTGTCCGGTTTGTGGCGCGATGCCGGTGGCCAGTGTGGTACAAATTGGTACTACACAGGGGCTACGCTATCTTCACTGTAACTTGTGCGAAACGGAATGGCACATGGTACGCGTGAAATGCAGTAACTGTGAGCAAAGCCGGGATTTGCACTACTGGTCACTGGATGATCAACAGGCGGCTATTAAAGCTGAAAGTTGTGGCGACTGTGGCTCTTACCTGAAGATTATGTATCAGGAAAAAGATCCTCAAATCGACCCTGTTGCCGATGACCTTGCCTCTCTGATGCTGGATGCGCATATGGAGCAGGAGGGCTTTGCCAGAAGCTCGATTAATCCATTGATGTTCCCGGGTGGCGAGGCGTAG